Proteins from a single region of Thermotoga maritima MSB8:
- a CDS encoding class I SAM-dependent methyltransferase, with translation MKNFVVTTSHKPDREQVMKAKELAEKLGTIYVSRRRLKEFKVDFYYVVEKNRISIKWPGGEFFFHPSSAILRMRNIRSGQKDYLIESLQPEGNEIVLDTTFGLGSEAILMAAFLPEGKVIGLEGSIHIYTIVKYGMENFETDIRWLKDALKRIELYHANFKEYIRSQPDNSFDVVYCDPMFENPVYESSAMNPLRPFAVYDTVNEEDIEEMLRIAKKKVILKSHVKDSLFKRIRVDELKGSRKSGVLYGVIYKR, from the coding sequence ATGAAAAACTTCGTGGTCACAACCTCACACAAACCGGACAGGGAGCAGGTAATGAAAGCGAAGGAACTCGCTGAAAAACTCGGCACCATCTACGTTTCAAGAAGGAGATTGAAAGAGTTCAAAGTGGACTTTTACTACGTGGTGGAGAAGAACAGAATCTCAATAAAATGGCCCGGAGGAGAGTTCTTTTTTCATCCTTCTTCGGCTATCCTCCGGATGAGGAACATAAGAAGCGGTCAGAAGGACTACCTGATAGAATCCCTTCAACCGGAGGGAAACGAAATCGTGCTGGATACGACCTTTGGTCTTGGAAGCGAAGCCATCCTCATGGCCGCTTTTCTTCCTGAGGGTAAGGTAATCGGTCTTGAAGGATCCATTCACATATACACCATCGTGAAATACGGAATGGAAAATTTTGAGACTGACATTCGGTGGTTGAAAGACGCTTTAAAAAGAATAGAGCTTTATCACGCGAATTTCAAAGAATACATCAGAAGTCAGCCCGACAATTCTTTCGATGTGGTCTACTGTGATCCCATGTTTGAGAATCCCGTGTACGAGTCCTCTGCCATGAATCCTCTGAGGCCCTTCGCTGTGTACGACACGGTGAACGAAGAAGACATTGAGGAAATGCTGAGAATCGCGAAGAAGAAGGTGATCCTCAAAAGCCACGTGAAGGATTCTCTCTTCAAAAGAATCAGGGTTGACGAACTGAAAGGTTCCAGAAAGAGCGGTGTTCTCTATGGGGTGATATACAAGCGATGA